In Osmia bicornis bicornis chromosome 1, iOsmBic2.1, whole genome shotgun sequence, the following proteins share a genomic window:
- the LOC114876165 gene encoding homeotic protein spalt-major-like isoform X2, producing MQLMRWSITRRLECRGSKQSTCRPSRLSCPRSSGEENDFTSDGEESAGGGGGGDEAVDLTASRSHQGDEDDKDQDDALEEDEEEGVDEQDEQEDDEEGSRKQMRHRQDAENNNNFVEGGTPASLFPPAGTSHVTLEALQNTKVAVAQFAATALAGGADSEAALQDLALLQSTLYTLQHQQVFQLQLISQLQQQLSITHSQSTQPQGTPEPSDSKEISPSPLIQPKPLSSLTSPPSSRPPSHQETSPAPMTPNLGQERPTPTNSASPLSIPLASSNATGTTVAVAAAAATSSSSQVPIAHQMPPLCSISSSLASSIITNTDPPPLHEPNTLEMLQKRAQEVLDNASQGLLANNLADELAFRGGKGSRLSPYDSKSGSGRGEPFFKHRCRYCGKVFGSDSALQIHIRSHTGERPFKCNVCGSRFTTKGNLKVHFQRHTAKFPHVKMNPNPVPEHLDKYHPPLLQQIASGQRPMPSPPPPPPSHHPSFHPAAAHGFLPPQPPLPLSLALPGMQPLYRSPVVAHRDDQDVPENLSKPVTTAPTTSPHSPAVVSNSRHSFHDNHHHHHHQQQQQQHQKQQLEQRDEIKLEQRSPMQEQYQQHPQHQQRPTSQEATTGRITPKKEPEETEEPTEEESEDFEETTRRYLNSPQSSVNPPSQPQTYEDCSMDSKISGRLEGDGDMEVDEEIEEQPENLSGRGAINRLPQHIVAYPGASPASSSASSGSLQTSFAGILFPGPPAHHQIPHHPASTTVNASAVSASDMIDPAKDPAIYSSLLPRPGSNDNSWESLIEITKTSETSKLQQLVDNIEHKLTDPNQCVICHRVLSCKSALQMHYRTHTGERPFKCKICGRAFTTKGNLKTHMGVHRAKPPLRVLHQCPVCHKKFTNALVLQQHIRLHTGEPTELSPEQIQAGEVNEFPPGYPHHPLASFLPQAFPPIHPAGPGFPLGFPPSRQQTMERQPQDNDVDIKEESQQHREQHQQQQQQRYIEEQSEEVEEQEDEEEDRRDDDERCGMNRDNRGDVEQEDEQDRESEDNEHKDPPLPNFSTSLAALENQVRTITTTATSGIGNVARSPPFHRYNGSEKSNSPPNAGAPLDLTPRASSTPASVASVPTPPPQLTHHPHPFGMFAGLLQAVSSSPSTSSIGTSSINSVSSMNAVTAGSGAAGPLASLTTSAVLAATSTYNPLGLAVGGPAVRGNTTCNICYKTFACNSALEIHYRSHTKERPFKCTICDRGFSTKNDGSGQQACICASQPLPANSSITSPDPQCASSREKAKRRRRRRPEERKSRGRKGAGGGRGLTPVYPAIRLPPLMSPALGLLPSAHSLLGNMKQHMLTHKIRDMPPHLFGDSKQQHQQQPQDHESSRSPMCTDDSSLPPPPPPPPPPPPMPPTSMEQAISVKRSPSEGDLPAPKRPASVPSKHLCQICNKNFSSSSALQIHMRTHTGDKPFRCTVCQKAFTTKGNLKVHMGTHMWTNGASRRGRRMSLDLPPLPITPKDSEFLQRRPDLFYPYLPAPFLNGVQQKLNEISVIQSNNGLPGHSVAAGKYAGLFGSVYAAGAGFPLDKQQMAGTNNGPLIDGKSSIPSGSMLFQTPSPSHSPGTPSSNGSNQNTGGVPAWTGDALQHHFEREAATRPENNSTPPTARLPPPPAARGEGLAT from the exons ATGCAGCTTATGAGATGGAGCATCACGCGTCGCCTCGAGTGCCGGGGGAGCAAGCAATCCACTTGCAGACCCTCCAGACTCTCCTGTCCCCGATCTTCTG GAGAGGAAAATGACTTCACGTCGGATGGTGAAGAAAGTGCTGGCGGAGGGGGTGGAGGAGACGAAGCCGTGGACCTCACGGCATCCAGGTCACATCAGGGTGACGAGGACGACAAGGATCAAGATGATGCTCTGGAGGAGGATGAAGAGGAAGGTGTTGACGAGCAGGACGAGCAGGAAGACGACGAGGAAGGCTCGCGGAAGCAGATGCGCCACAGACAGGATGCGGAGAACAACAACAACTTCGTGGAGGGTGGTACACCCGCTAGTCTGTTCCCACCTGCTGGAACTAGTCACGTCACCCTGGAAGCACTGCAGAACACGAAGGTGGCGGTCGCTCAGTTCGCAGCGACGGCTTTGGCCGGTGGCGCGGACAGCGAGGCGGCTCTGCAAGACCTGGCACTGTTGCAGAGCACCCTGTACACTCTTCAGCATCAGCAGGTGTTCCAATTGCAGTTGATCAGTCAGCTACAGCAACAACTGTCCATCACCCATAGTCAGTCGACGCAGCCGCAAGGTACGCCCGAACCATCGGACAGTAAGGAAATATCTCCGTCTCCCTTGATCCAGCCTAAACCTCTGTCAAGTCTGACGTCACCTCCTTCGTCGCGTCCGCCGAGTCACCAAGAAACCTCGCCAGCTCCGATGACGCCGAATCTCGGTCAGGAACGGCCAACGCCGACCAACAGTGCTTCTCCGTTAAGTATACCATTGGCTTCGTCGAACGCGACGGGCACAACCGTCGCCgtcgccgccgccgccgccaccAGCAGTAGTAGTCAAGTGCCAATTGCCCATCAAATGCCGCCGCTCTGCTCCATCAGCTCTTCCCTAGCCTCGTCGATAATAACTAACACCGATCCACCTCCGCTACACGAACCAAACACGCTGGAGATGCTGCAGAAGAGAGCGCAAGAAGTACTGGACAACGCCAGCCAGGGTCTGCTGGCTAACAACCTGGCCGACGAACTTGCGTTCAGAGGGGGCAAAGGCTCCCGTCTCTCCCCGTACGATTCAAAGTCCGGTAGCGGTCGCGGGGAGCCGTTCTTCAAGCACCGATGCCGTTATTGCGGCAAGGTGTTCGGCAGCGACTCGGCGCTTCAGATCCACATACGATCGCACACAGGTGAGCGACCCTTTAAATGCAACGTCTGCGGCAGCCGCTTCACCACGAAAGGGAACCTGAAGGTCCACTTCCAGAGGCATACGGCCAAGTTTCCACATGTTAAGATGAACCCGAATCCCGTTCCGGAACACCTGGACAAGTACCACCCACCCTTGCTACAGCAAATCGCGTCTGGTCAAAGACCGATGCCGTCCCCGCCGCCACCACCACCTTCTCACCATCCCTCTTTTCACCCGGCGGCGGCGCACGGTTTTTTACCTCCTCAGCCGCCCCTGCCACTCAGTTTAGCCCTGCCCGGTATGCAACCTCTGTACAGATCACCAGTTGTCGCTCATCGGGACGATCAGGACGTGCCGGAGAACCTGAGTAAGCCTGTTACCACTGCCCCGACCACGTCCCCACATTCCCCCGCGGTTGTGTCGAACTCTCGTCATTCCTTTCACGACaatcaccaccaccaccaccaccaacaacaacaacaacaacatcAAAAGCAGCAGCTCGAACAGAGGGACGAGATCAAGCTTGAGCAACGATCACCTATGCAGGAGCAGTACCAACAGCACCCACAGCATCAACAACGTCCCACCAGTCAAGAAGCCACCACGGGGAGGATAACACCGAAGAAGGAACCGGAAGAGACGGAGGAGCCGACGGAAGAAGAAAGCGAAGATTTCGAGGAAACGACCAGACGGTATTTAAATTCACCCCAATCGTCGGTTAATCCACCCTCTCAGCCGCAGACCTACGAAGACTGTAGTATGGACAGCAAAATTAGCGGTCGATTGGAAGGGGACGGCGACATGGAAGTTGACGAGGAGATCGAGGAACAACCTGAAAATTTGTCCGGTCGTGGGGCGATTAATCGGTTGCCTCAGCATATCGTTGCGTACCCTGGTGCTTCTCCTGCCAGCAGTAGCGCGAGCAGTGGAAGTCTTCAAACCTCCTTCGCGGGAATTCTGTTTCCAGGACCACCTGCCCATCATCAAATACCACATCATCCTGCCTCGACAACTGTAAACGCGTCCGCAGTCTCGGCCAGCGACATGATCGACCCGGCCAAGGATCCAGCCATCTACTCCAGCCTCTTACCACGGCCGGGCAGCAACGACAACTCTTGGGAGAGTTTGATCGAGATCACCAAGACCTCGGAGACGTCGAAGCTGCAGCAGTTGGTCGACAATATCGAGCACAAACTGACCGATCCGAACCAGTGCGTGATATGCCATAGGGTGCTCTCCTGCAAAAGCGCATTACAGATGCACTACAGGACCCACACCGGTGAACGTCCGTTCAAGTGCAAGATTTGCGGTCGAGCATTTACCACTAAGGGCAACTTGAAAACTCATATGGGCGTACACAGGGCGAAACCGCCGCTCAGGGTACTGCATCAATGTCCCGTGTGCCACAAGAAATTCACGAACGCACTTGTTCTGCAGCAACACATACGTCTGCACACCGGCGAGCCAACGGAATTGAGCCCGGAACAAATTCAAGCCGGCGAGGTGAACGAATTCCCACCGGGTTATCCGCACCATCCTCTCGCCTCGTTCCTCCCGCAGGCCTTTCCACCGATTCATCCGGCAGGACCAGGCTTTCCGTTAGGCTTTCCACCGAGCCGGCAACAAACGATGGAACGACAGCCTCAGGATAATGATGTAGACATCAAAGAGGAGTCGCAACAACACCGAGAGCAGCaccaacagcaacagcaacagagGTACATTGAAGAGCAGAGCGAAGAGGTGGAGGAGCAAGAAGACGAGGAAGAGGACCGCAGGGACGACGACGAGAGGTGCGGCATGAACCGTGATAATCGAGGTGACGTGGAACAGGAGGACGAGCAAGATCGCGAGAGCGAAGATAACGAGCACAAGGATCCTCCTTTGCCCAATTTTTCCACCTCCCTAGCTGCTCTCGAGAACCAAGTGCGAACGATAACGACCACGGCCACGTCGGGCATAGGGAACGTGGCTAGGTCGCCGCCTTTTCACCGGTACAACGGCAGCGAAAAGAGTAACAGTCCGCCAAATGCTGGTGCCCCTTTAGACTTGACACCCCGAGCATCGTCGACGCCAGCCTCGGTAGCATCGGTACCAACGCCGCCACCGCAGCTCACGCACCATCCACACCCGTTCGGCATGTTCGCAGGCCTTCTACAAGCGGTCTCTTCCTCACCGTCTACCAGCAGCATAGGAACCAGCAGCATAAATAGCGTCAGTTCGATGAACGCTGTGACTGCCGGTTCAGGCGCGGCTGGGCCCCTGGCGTCCCTCACCACGTCAGCCGTGTTGGCTGCCACCTCGACCTACAACCCGCTCGGCCTGGCTGTCGGAGGGCCAGCAG TGCGTGGAAACACCACGTGTAACATCTGCTACAAGACATTTGCGTGCAACTCTGCGCTGGAGATCCATTACCGGAGCCACACGAAGGAGCGACCTTTCAAATGCACTATATGCGACAGAGGCTTTTCCACAAAG AACGATGGTTCCGGGCAGCAAGCATGCATCTGCGCGTCCCAACCGTTGCCCGCTAACAGTTCGATCACTTCACCCGATCCTCAGTGCGCCAGTAGTCGAGAAAAAGCGAAACGCAGGCGGCGGCGGCGACCTGAGGAGCGGAAGAGCCGGGGGCGGAAAGGAGCCGGAGGGGGGCGGGGGTTGACGCCTGTCTATCCTGCCATCCGCCTACCCCCGCTGATGTCACCCGCCCTCGGACTTCTACCCTCGGCGCACAGCCTCCTG GGCAATATGAAGCAGCACATGCTGACCCACAAGATCCGTGACATGCCGCCCCATCTGTTCGGGGATTCAAAGCAACAGCATCAGCAGCAACCCCAAGACCACGAAAGCTCGAGAAGTCCTATGTGCACCGACGATTCCAGTCTACCTCCACCTCCGCCGCCTCCGCCACCACCTCCACCGATGCCTCCAACTTCGATGGAGCAAGCCATTTCGGTGAAGAGATCCCCGTCCGAAGGGGACCTTCCAGCACCAAAGAGACCAGCCA GCGTGCCGAGCAAGCACTTGTGCCAGATATGCAATAAGAATTTCTCCTCATCTTCGGCGCTCCAGATCCATATGAGAACTCACACGGGCGACAAACCGTTCCGATGCACCGTCTGCCAGAAGGCCTTCACCACCAAGGGCAATCTCAAG GTGCACATGGGCACTCATATGTGGACCAACGGAGCCTCTCGTCGAGGTCGTCGAATGTCGTTGGACCTACCTCCCCTTCCTATCACGCCCAAGGATTCGGAGTTCCTCCAACGACGGCCGGATCTCTTCTACCCTTATCTACCCGCACCGTTCCTTAACGGCGTGCAGCAAAAA CTGAACGAGATCTCGGTGATACAAAGTAACAACGGATTACCTGGCCACTCGGTGGCCGCCGGCAAGTACGCAGGATTGTTCGGCTCGGTGTACGCAGCCGGGGCTGGATTTCCGTTGGACAAACAACAAATGGCGGGGACCAACAACGGGCCCCTGATCGATGGGAAATCCTCGATCCCATCCGGGTCGATGCTTTTCCAAACGCCATCACCGTCCCACTCGCCCGGCACACCGTCGTCGAACGGTAGCAATCAAAACACTGGCGGCGTTCCTGCATGGACAGGTGATGCTCTTCAACATCATTTCGAGAGAGAGGCTGCTACAAGACCGGAGAACAACTCCACACCACCCACGGCTCGACTTCCGCCTCCGCCAGCGGCAAGGGGTGAAGGATTGGCCACGTGA
- the LOC114876165 gene encoding homeotic protein spalt-major-like isoform X1 yields the protein MSRRKQARPSRAHLEEDLVQQPPLLLNAVGNLNETREENDFTSDGEESAGGGGGGDEAVDLTASRSHQGDEDDKDQDDALEEDEEEGVDEQDEQEDDEEGSRKQMRHRQDAENNNNFVEGGTPASLFPPAGTSHVTLEALQNTKVAVAQFAATALAGGADSEAALQDLALLQSTLYTLQHQQVFQLQLISQLQQQLSITHSQSTQPQGTPEPSDSKEISPSPLIQPKPLSSLTSPPSSRPPSHQETSPAPMTPNLGQERPTPTNSASPLSIPLASSNATGTTVAVAAAAATSSSSQVPIAHQMPPLCSISSSLASSIITNTDPPPLHEPNTLEMLQKRAQEVLDNASQGLLANNLADELAFRGGKGSRLSPYDSKSGSGRGEPFFKHRCRYCGKVFGSDSALQIHIRSHTGERPFKCNVCGSRFTTKGNLKVHFQRHTAKFPHVKMNPNPVPEHLDKYHPPLLQQIASGQRPMPSPPPPPPSHHPSFHPAAAHGFLPPQPPLPLSLALPGMQPLYRSPVVAHRDDQDVPENLSKPVTTAPTTSPHSPAVVSNSRHSFHDNHHHHHHQQQQQQHQKQQLEQRDEIKLEQRSPMQEQYQQHPQHQQRPTSQEATTGRITPKKEPEETEEPTEEESEDFEETTRRYLNSPQSSVNPPSQPQTYEDCSMDSKISGRLEGDGDMEVDEEIEEQPENLSGRGAINRLPQHIVAYPGASPASSSASSGSLQTSFAGILFPGPPAHHQIPHHPASTTVNASAVSASDMIDPAKDPAIYSSLLPRPGSNDNSWESLIEITKTSETSKLQQLVDNIEHKLTDPNQCVICHRVLSCKSALQMHYRTHTGERPFKCKICGRAFTTKGNLKTHMGVHRAKPPLRVLHQCPVCHKKFTNALVLQQHIRLHTGEPTELSPEQIQAGEVNEFPPGYPHHPLASFLPQAFPPIHPAGPGFPLGFPPSRQQTMERQPQDNDVDIKEESQQHREQHQQQQQQRYIEEQSEEVEEQEDEEEDRRDDDERCGMNRDNRGDVEQEDEQDRESEDNEHKDPPLPNFSTSLAALENQVRTITTTATSGIGNVARSPPFHRYNGSEKSNSPPNAGAPLDLTPRASSTPASVASVPTPPPQLTHHPHPFGMFAGLLQAVSSSPSTSSIGTSSINSVSSMNAVTAGSGAAGPLASLTTSAVLAATSTYNPLGLAVGGPAVRGNTTCNICYKTFACNSALEIHYRSHTKERPFKCTICDRGFSTKNDGSGQQACICASQPLPANSSITSPDPQCASSREKAKRRRRRRPEERKSRGRKGAGGGRGLTPVYPAIRLPPLMSPALGLLPSAHSLLGNMKQHMLTHKIRDMPPHLFGDSKQQHQQQPQDHESSRSPMCTDDSSLPPPPPPPPPPPPMPPTSMEQAISVKRSPSEGDLPAPKRPASVPSKHLCQICNKNFSSSSALQIHMRTHTGDKPFRCTVCQKAFTTKGNLKVHMGTHMWTNGASRRGRRMSLDLPPLPITPKDSEFLQRRPDLFYPYLPAPFLNGVQQKLNEISVIQSNNGLPGHSVAAGKYAGLFGSVYAAGAGFPLDKQQMAGTNNGPLIDGKSSIPSGSMLFQTPSPSHSPGTPSSNGSNQNTGGVPAWTGDALQHHFEREAATRPENNSTPPTARLPPPPAARGEGLAT from the exons GAGAGGAAAATGACTTCACGTCGGATGGTGAAGAAAGTGCTGGCGGAGGGGGTGGAGGAGACGAAGCCGTGGACCTCACGGCATCCAGGTCACATCAGGGTGACGAGGACGACAAGGATCAAGATGATGCTCTGGAGGAGGATGAAGAGGAAGGTGTTGACGAGCAGGACGAGCAGGAAGACGACGAGGAAGGCTCGCGGAAGCAGATGCGCCACAGACAGGATGCGGAGAACAACAACAACTTCGTGGAGGGTGGTACACCCGCTAGTCTGTTCCCACCTGCTGGAACTAGTCACGTCACCCTGGAAGCACTGCAGAACACGAAGGTGGCGGTCGCTCAGTTCGCAGCGACGGCTTTGGCCGGTGGCGCGGACAGCGAGGCGGCTCTGCAAGACCTGGCACTGTTGCAGAGCACCCTGTACACTCTTCAGCATCAGCAGGTGTTCCAATTGCAGTTGATCAGTCAGCTACAGCAACAACTGTCCATCACCCATAGTCAGTCGACGCAGCCGCAAGGTACGCCCGAACCATCGGACAGTAAGGAAATATCTCCGTCTCCCTTGATCCAGCCTAAACCTCTGTCAAGTCTGACGTCACCTCCTTCGTCGCGTCCGCCGAGTCACCAAGAAACCTCGCCAGCTCCGATGACGCCGAATCTCGGTCAGGAACGGCCAACGCCGACCAACAGTGCTTCTCCGTTAAGTATACCATTGGCTTCGTCGAACGCGACGGGCACAACCGTCGCCgtcgccgccgccgccgccaccAGCAGTAGTAGTCAAGTGCCAATTGCCCATCAAATGCCGCCGCTCTGCTCCATCAGCTCTTCCCTAGCCTCGTCGATAATAACTAACACCGATCCACCTCCGCTACACGAACCAAACACGCTGGAGATGCTGCAGAAGAGAGCGCAAGAAGTACTGGACAACGCCAGCCAGGGTCTGCTGGCTAACAACCTGGCCGACGAACTTGCGTTCAGAGGGGGCAAAGGCTCCCGTCTCTCCCCGTACGATTCAAAGTCCGGTAGCGGTCGCGGGGAGCCGTTCTTCAAGCACCGATGCCGTTATTGCGGCAAGGTGTTCGGCAGCGACTCGGCGCTTCAGATCCACATACGATCGCACACAGGTGAGCGACCCTTTAAATGCAACGTCTGCGGCAGCCGCTTCACCACGAAAGGGAACCTGAAGGTCCACTTCCAGAGGCATACGGCCAAGTTTCCACATGTTAAGATGAACCCGAATCCCGTTCCGGAACACCTGGACAAGTACCACCCACCCTTGCTACAGCAAATCGCGTCTGGTCAAAGACCGATGCCGTCCCCGCCGCCACCACCACCTTCTCACCATCCCTCTTTTCACCCGGCGGCGGCGCACGGTTTTTTACCTCCTCAGCCGCCCCTGCCACTCAGTTTAGCCCTGCCCGGTATGCAACCTCTGTACAGATCACCAGTTGTCGCTCATCGGGACGATCAGGACGTGCCGGAGAACCTGAGTAAGCCTGTTACCACTGCCCCGACCACGTCCCCACATTCCCCCGCGGTTGTGTCGAACTCTCGTCATTCCTTTCACGACaatcaccaccaccaccaccaccaacaacaacaacaacaacatcAAAAGCAGCAGCTCGAACAGAGGGACGAGATCAAGCTTGAGCAACGATCACCTATGCAGGAGCAGTACCAACAGCACCCACAGCATCAACAACGTCCCACCAGTCAAGAAGCCACCACGGGGAGGATAACACCGAAGAAGGAACCGGAAGAGACGGAGGAGCCGACGGAAGAAGAAAGCGAAGATTTCGAGGAAACGACCAGACGGTATTTAAATTCACCCCAATCGTCGGTTAATCCACCCTCTCAGCCGCAGACCTACGAAGACTGTAGTATGGACAGCAAAATTAGCGGTCGATTGGAAGGGGACGGCGACATGGAAGTTGACGAGGAGATCGAGGAACAACCTGAAAATTTGTCCGGTCGTGGGGCGATTAATCGGTTGCCTCAGCATATCGTTGCGTACCCTGGTGCTTCTCCTGCCAGCAGTAGCGCGAGCAGTGGAAGTCTTCAAACCTCCTTCGCGGGAATTCTGTTTCCAGGACCACCTGCCCATCATCAAATACCACATCATCCTGCCTCGACAACTGTAAACGCGTCCGCAGTCTCGGCCAGCGACATGATCGACCCGGCCAAGGATCCAGCCATCTACTCCAGCCTCTTACCACGGCCGGGCAGCAACGACAACTCTTGGGAGAGTTTGATCGAGATCACCAAGACCTCGGAGACGTCGAAGCTGCAGCAGTTGGTCGACAATATCGAGCACAAACTGACCGATCCGAACCAGTGCGTGATATGCCATAGGGTGCTCTCCTGCAAAAGCGCATTACAGATGCACTACAGGACCCACACCGGTGAACGTCCGTTCAAGTGCAAGATTTGCGGTCGAGCATTTACCACTAAGGGCAACTTGAAAACTCATATGGGCGTACACAGGGCGAAACCGCCGCTCAGGGTACTGCATCAATGTCCCGTGTGCCACAAGAAATTCACGAACGCACTTGTTCTGCAGCAACACATACGTCTGCACACCGGCGAGCCAACGGAATTGAGCCCGGAACAAATTCAAGCCGGCGAGGTGAACGAATTCCCACCGGGTTATCCGCACCATCCTCTCGCCTCGTTCCTCCCGCAGGCCTTTCCACCGATTCATCCGGCAGGACCAGGCTTTCCGTTAGGCTTTCCACCGAGCCGGCAACAAACGATGGAACGACAGCCTCAGGATAATGATGTAGACATCAAAGAGGAGTCGCAACAACACCGAGAGCAGCaccaacagcaacagcaacagagGTACATTGAAGAGCAGAGCGAAGAGGTGGAGGAGCAAGAAGACGAGGAAGAGGACCGCAGGGACGACGACGAGAGGTGCGGCATGAACCGTGATAATCGAGGTGACGTGGAACAGGAGGACGAGCAAGATCGCGAGAGCGAAGATAACGAGCACAAGGATCCTCCTTTGCCCAATTTTTCCACCTCCCTAGCTGCTCTCGAGAACCAAGTGCGAACGATAACGACCACGGCCACGTCGGGCATAGGGAACGTGGCTAGGTCGCCGCCTTTTCACCGGTACAACGGCAGCGAAAAGAGTAACAGTCCGCCAAATGCTGGTGCCCCTTTAGACTTGACACCCCGAGCATCGTCGACGCCAGCCTCGGTAGCATCGGTACCAACGCCGCCACCGCAGCTCACGCACCATCCACACCCGTTCGGCATGTTCGCAGGCCTTCTACAAGCGGTCTCTTCCTCACCGTCTACCAGCAGCATAGGAACCAGCAGCATAAATAGCGTCAGTTCGATGAACGCTGTGACTGCCGGTTCAGGCGCGGCTGGGCCCCTGGCGTCCCTCACCACGTCAGCCGTGTTGGCTGCCACCTCGACCTACAACCCGCTCGGCCTGGCTGTCGGAGGGCCAGCAG TGCGTGGAAACACCACGTGTAACATCTGCTACAAGACATTTGCGTGCAACTCTGCGCTGGAGATCCATTACCGGAGCCACACGAAGGAGCGACCTTTCAAATGCACTATATGCGACAGAGGCTTTTCCACAAAG AACGATGGTTCCGGGCAGCAAGCATGCATCTGCGCGTCCCAACCGTTGCCCGCTAACAGTTCGATCACTTCACCCGATCCTCAGTGCGCCAGTAGTCGAGAAAAAGCGAAACGCAGGCGGCGGCGGCGACCTGAGGAGCGGAAGAGCCGGGGGCGGAAAGGAGCCGGAGGGGGGCGGGGGTTGACGCCTGTCTATCCTGCCATCCGCCTACCCCCGCTGATGTCACCCGCCCTCGGACTTCTACCCTCGGCGCACAGCCTCCTG GGCAATATGAAGCAGCACATGCTGACCCACAAGATCCGTGACATGCCGCCCCATCTGTTCGGGGATTCAAAGCAACAGCATCAGCAGCAACCCCAAGACCACGAAAGCTCGAGAAGTCCTATGTGCACCGACGATTCCAGTCTACCTCCACCTCCGCCGCCTCCGCCACCACCTCCACCGATGCCTCCAACTTCGATGGAGCAAGCCATTTCGGTGAAGAGATCCCCGTCCGAAGGGGACCTTCCAGCACCAAAGAGACCAGCCA GCGTGCCGAGCAAGCACTTGTGCCAGATATGCAATAAGAATTTCTCCTCATCTTCGGCGCTCCAGATCCATATGAGAACTCACACGGGCGACAAACCGTTCCGATGCACCGTCTGCCAGAAGGCCTTCACCACCAAGGGCAATCTCAAG GTGCACATGGGCACTCATATGTGGACCAACGGAGCCTCTCGTCGAGGTCGTCGAATGTCGTTGGACCTACCTCCCCTTCCTATCACGCCCAAGGATTCGGAGTTCCTCCAACGACGGCCGGATCTCTTCTACCCTTATCTACCCGCACCGTTCCTTAACGGCGTGCAGCAAAAA CTGAACGAGATCTCGGTGATACAAAGTAACAACGGATTACCTGGCCACTCGGTGGCCGCCGGCAAGTACGCAGGATTGTTCGGCTCGGTGTACGCAGCCGGGGCTGGATTTCCGTTGGACAAACAACAAATGGCGGGGACCAACAACGGGCCCCTGATCGATGGGAAATCCTCGATCCCATCCGGGTCGATGCTTTTCCAAACGCCATCACCGTCCCACTCGCCCGGCACACCGTCGTCGAACGGTAGCAATCAAAACACTGGCGGCGTTCCTGCATGGACAGGTGATGCTCTTCAACATCATTTCGAGAGAGAGGCTGCTACAAGACCGGAGAACAACTCCACACCACCCACGGCTCGACTTCCGCCTCCGCCAGCGGCAAGGGGTGAAGGATTGGCCACGTGA